Proteins encoded together in one Camelina sativa cultivar DH55 chromosome 9, Cs, whole genome shotgun sequence window:
- the LOC104714097 gene encoding LRR receptor-like serine/threonine-protein kinase ERECTA isoform X2: protein MVVRKMALFGDIVLLGFLICLSFGSTAVNSDEGATLLEIKKSFKDVNNVLYDWTASPSSDYCVWRGVSCENVTFNVVALNLSDLNLDGEISPAIGDLKSLLSIDLKGNRLSGQIPDEIGDCSSLQNLDLSFNELSGDIPFSISKLKQLEQLILKNNQLIGPIPSTLSQIPNLKILDLAQNKLSGEIPRLIYWNEVLQYLGLRGNNLVGNISPDLCQLTGLWYFDVRNNSLTGSIPGTIGNCTAFQVLDLSYNQLTGEIPFDIGFLQVATLSLQGNQLSGKIPSVIGLMQALAVLDLSSNLLSGPIPPILGNLTFTEKLYLHSNKLTGSIPPELGNMSKLHYLELNDNHLTGHIPPELGKLTDLFDLNVANNNLEGPIPDHLSSCTNLNSLNVHGNKFSGTIPRAFQKLESMTYLNLSNNNIKGPIPVELSRIGNLDTLDLSNNKINGIIPSSLGDLEHLLKMNLSRNHITGVVPGDFGNLRSIMEIDLSYNDISGPIPEELNQLQNIILLRLENNNLTGNVGSLANCVSLNVLRLENNNLTGNVGSLANCVSLNVLNVSHNNLEGDIPKNSNFSRFSPDSFIGNPGLCGSWLNSPCRDSHPTVRVSISRAAILGIAIGGLVILLMVLIAACRPHNPPPFLDGSLDKPVTYSTPKLVILHMNMALHVYEDIMRMTENLSEKYIIGHGASSTVYKCVLKNCKPVAIKRLYSHNPQSMKQFETELEMLSNIKHRNLVSLQAYSLSHLGSLLFYDYMENGSLWDLLHGPTKKKTLDWDTRLKIAYGAAQGLAYLHHDCSPRIIHRDVKSSNILLDKDLEARLTDFGIAKSLCVSKTHTSTYVMGTIGYIDPEYARTSRLTEKSDVYSYGIVLLELLTRRKAVDDESNLHHLIMSKTGNNEVMEMADPDITSTCKDLGVVKKVFQLALLCTKRQPSDRPTMHQVTRVLGSFMMSEQPPAVTDTSAALAGSCYVDEYANLKTPHSVNCSSMSASDAQLFLRFGQVISQNSE, encoded by the exons ATGGTGGTGAGAAAAATGGCTCTGTTTGGAGATATTGTTCTTTTGGGTTTTCTCATCTGTTTGAGCTTTGGGAGTACTGCTGTGAATTCAGATGagg gaGCAACGTTGCTGGAGATTAAGAAGTCGTTCAAAGATGTGAACAATGTTCTTTATGACTGGACAGCTTCACCTTCTTCGGATTATTGTGTCTGGAGAGGTGTCTCTTGTGAAAATGTCACCTTCAATGTTGTTGCTCT TAATTTGTCAGATTTGAATCTTGATGGAGAAATCTCACCTGCTATTGGAGATCTTAAGAGCCTCTTATCCAT TGATCTTAAAGGTAATCGCTTGTCTGGGCAAATCCCTGATGAGATTGGAGACTGTTCTTCTTTGCAAAACTT gGATTTGTCTTTCAATGAATTAAGTGGAGACATACCGTTTTCGATTTCGAAGTTGAAGCAACTTGAACAACT GATTCTGAAGAATAACCAATTGATAGGACCGATCCCTTCAACGCTTTCTCAGATTCCAAACCTGAAGATTCT GGACCTGGCACAGAACAAACTTAGTGGTGAGATACCAAGACTTATATACTGGAATGAAGTTCTTCAGTATCT TGGGTTGCGAGGAAACAACTTGGTTGGTAACATTTCTCCAGATTTGTGTCAGCTGACTGGTCTTTGGTATTT TGACGTGAGAAACAACAGTTTGACAGGTAGTATACCTGGGACAATAGGAAATTGCACTGCCTTCCAGGTTTT GGACTTGTCCTACAATCAGCTTACTGGTGAGATCCCTTTTGACATCGGCTTTCTGCAAGTTGCAACATT ATCATTGCAAGGCAATCAGCTTTCTGGGAAGATTCCATCAGTGATTGGTCTCATGCAAGCCCTTGCAGTGTT agATTTAAGTAGCAACTTGTTGAGTGGACCTATTCCTCCGATTCTGGGAAATCTGACTTTCACTGAGAAATT GTATTTGCACAGTAACAAGCTGACTGGTTCGATTCCACCTGAGCTTGGAAACATGTCAAAACTCCATTACCT GGAGCTCAACGATAATCATCTTACAGGTCACATACCACCGGAGCTAGGGAAGCTTACTGACTTGTTTGATCT GAATGTGGCCAACAATAATCTAGAAGGACCTATACCTGATCATCTGAGCTCCTGTACTAACCTAAACAGCTT AAATGTTCATGGGAACAAGTTTAGCGGCACCATACCACGAGCGTTTCAAAAGCTAGAAAGCATGACTTACCT GAATCTTTCCAACAACAATATCAAAGGTCCAATCCCAGTTGAGCTATCTCGTATCGGTAATTTAGATACATT GGATCTTTCCAACAACAAGATAAATGGCATCATTCCTTCTTCCCTTGGTGATCTGGAGCATCTTCTCAAGAT GAACTTGAGCAGAAATCATATAACCGGTGTAGTTCCAGGCGACTTTGGAAATCTAAGAAGCATCATGGAAAT AGATCTTTCTTATAATGATATCTCGGGCCCAATTCCAGAAGAGCTTAACCAATTGCAGAACATAATTTTGCT GAGACTGGAAAATAATAACTTGACTGGTAATGTTGGTTCATTAGCCAACTGCGTCAGTTTGAATGTATT GAGACTGGAAAATAATAACTTGACTGGTAATGTTGGTTCATTAGCCAACTGCGTCAGTTTGAATGTATT GAATGTATCTCACAACAACCTGGAAGGCGATATCCCTAAGAACAGTAACTTCTCAAGATTTTCACCAGACAG CTTCATTGGCAATCCTGGTCTTTGTGGTAGTTGGCTAAACTCACCCTGTCGTGATTCTCATCCAACTGTACGAG TGTCAATCTCTAGAGCAGCTATTCTTGGAATAGCTATTGGGGGACTTGTGATCCTTCTTATGGTCTTAATAGCAGCATGCCGGCCGCATAATCCTCCTCCTTTTCTTGATGGATCACTTGACAAACCAG TAACCTATTCAACCCCGAAGCTCGTCATCCTTCATATGAACATGGCACTCCACGTTTATGAGGATATCATGAGAATGACAGAGAATCTGAGTGAGAAATATATCATTGGGCATGGAGCATCAAGCACTGTATACAAATGTGTTTTGAAGAACTGCAAACCGGTTGCGATTAAGCGGCTCTACTCTCACAACCCACAGTCAATGAAACAGTTTGAGACCGAACTCGAGATGCTAAGTAACATCAAGCACAGAAATCTTGTGAGCCTACAAGCCTATTCCCTCTCACACTTGGGGAGTCTTCTGTTCTATGACTACATGGAAAATGGCAGCCTCTGGGATCTTCTTCATG GCCCTACGAAGAAGAAAACTCTTGATTGGGACACACGGCTTAAGATAGCATATGGTGCAGCACAAGGACTAGCGTATCTACATCATGACTGTAGTCCAAGGATCATACACAGAGACGTGAAATCGTCCAATATTCTCTTGGACAAAGATTTAGAGGCTCGTTTGACAGATTTTGGAATTGCTAAAAGCCTGTGTGTGTCAAAGACACATACTTCAACTTACGTTATGGGCACGATTGGTTACATAGATCCCGAGTATGCTCGCACTTCACGTCTCACTGAGAAATCCGATGTCTACAGTTATGGGATAGTGCTGCTTGAGTTGTTAACCCGAAGGAAAGCCGTCGATGATGAATCTAATCTCCACCATCTG ATAATGTCAAAGACGGGGAACAATGAAGTAATGGAAATGGCAGATCCAGACATCACATCGACGTGTAAGGATCTCGGTGTGGTGAAGAAAGTTTTCCAATTGGCACTCCTATGCACCAAAAGACAGCCAAGTGATCGACCTACGATGCACCAGGTGACTCGTGTACTCGGCAGCTTCATGATGTCGGAGCAGCCACCTGCTGTGACAGACACGTCAGCAGCGCTGGCTGGTTCGTGCTACGTCGATGAGTATGCGAATCTCAAGACTCCTCACTCTGTCAATTGCTCTTCCATGAGTGCTTCTGATGCTCAGCTCTTTCTTCGGTTTGGACAAGTTATTTCTCAGAACAGTGAGTAG
- the LOC104715964 gene encoding LRR receptor-like serine/threonine-protein kinase ERECTA produces the protein MNEGPTKKKTLDWDTRLKIAYGAAQGLAYLHHDCSPRIIHRDVKSSNILLDKDLEARLTDFGIAKSLCVSKTHTSTYVMGTIGYIDPEYARTSRLTEKSDVYSYGIVLLELLTRRKAVDDESNLHHLIMSKTGNNEVMEMADPDITSTCKDLGVVKKVFQLALLCTKRQPSDRPTMHQVTRVLGSFMMSEQPPAVTDTSAALAGSCYVDEYANLKTPHSVNCSSMSASDAQLFLRFGQVISQNSE, from the exons ATGAATGAAG GCCCTACGAAGAAGAAAACTCTTGATTGGGACACACGGCTTAAGATAGCATATGGTGCAGCACAAGGACTAGCGTATCTACATCATGACTGTAGTCCAAGGATCATACACAGAGACGTGAAATCGTCCAATATTCTCTTGGACAAAGATTTAGAGGCTCGTTTGACAGATTTTGGAATTGCTAAAAGCCTGTGTGTGTCAAAGACACATACTTCAACTTACGTTATGGGCACGATTGGTTACATAGATCCCGAGTATGCTCGCACTTCACGTCTCACTGAGAAATCCGATGTCTACAGTTATGGGATAGTGCTGCTTGAGTTGTTAACCCGAAGGAAAGCCGTCGATGATGAATCTAATCTCCACCATCTG ATAATGTCAAAGACGGGGAACAATGAAGTAATGGAAATGGCAGATCCAGACATCACATCGACGTGTAAGGATCTCGGTGTGGTGAAGAAAGTTTTCCAATTGGCACTCCTATGCACCAAAAGACAGCCAAGTGATCGACCTACGATGCACCAGGTGACTCGTGTACTCGGCAGCTTCATGATGTCGGAGCAGCCACCTGCTGTGACAGACACGTCAGCAGCGCTGGCTGGTTCGTGCTACGTCGATGAGTATGCGAATCTCAAGACTCCTCACTCTGTCAATTGCTCTTCCATGAGTGCTTCTGATGCTCAGCTCTTTCTTCGGTTTGGACAAGTTATTTCTCAGAACAGTGAGTAG
- the LOC104714097 gene encoding LRR receptor-like serine/threonine-protein kinase ERECTA isoform X1, which yields MVVRKMALFGDIVLLGFLICLSFGSTAVNSDEGATLLEIKKSFKDVNNVLYDWTASPSSDYCVWRGVSCENVTFNVVALNLSDLNLDGEISPAIGDLKSLLSIDLKGNRLSGQIPDEIGDCSSLQNLDLSFNELSGDIPFSISKLKQLEQLILKNNQLIGPIPSTLSQIPNLKILDLAQNKLSGEIPRLIYWNEVLQYLGLRGNNLVGNISPDLCQLTGLWYFDVRNNSLTGSIPGTIGNCTAFQVLDLSYNQLTGEIPFDIGFLQVATLSLQGNQLSGKIPSVIGLMQALAVLDLSSNLLSGPIPPILGNLTFTEKLYLHSNKLTGSIPPELGNMSKLHYLELNDNHLTGHIPPELGKLTDLFDLNVANNNLEGPIPDHLSSCTNLNSLNVHGNKFSGTIPRAFQKLESMTYLNLSNNNIKGPIPVELSRIGNLDTLDLSNNKINGIIPSSLGDLEHLLKMNLSRNHITGVVPGDFGNLRSIMEIDLSYNDISGPIPEELNQLQNIILLRLENNNLTGNVGSLANCVSLNVLRLENNNLTGNVGSLANCVSLNVLRLENNNLTGNVGSLANCVSLNVLNVSHNNLEGDIPKTNNFSRFSPDSFIGNPGLCGSWLNSPCRDSHPTVRVSISRAAILGIAIGGLVILLMVLIAACRPHNPPPFLDGSLDKPVTYSTPKLVILHMNMALHVYEDIMRMTENLSEKYIIGHGASSTVYKCVLKNCKPVAIKRLYSHNPQSMKQFETELEMLSNIKHRNLVSLQAYSLSHLGSLLFYDYMENGSLWDLLHGPTKKKTLDWDTRLKIAYGAAQGLAYLHHDCSPRIIHRDVKSSNILLDKDLEARLTDFGIAKSLCVSKTHTSTYVMGTIGYIDPEYARTSRLTEKSDVYSYGIVLLELLTRRKAVDDESNLHHLIMSKTGNNEVMEMADPDITSTCKDLGVVKKVFQLALLCTKRQPSDRPTMHQVTRVLGSFMMSEQPPAVTDTSAALAGSCYVDEYANLKTPHSVNCSSMSASDAQLFLRFGQVISQNSE from the exons ATGGTGGTGAGAAAAATGGCTCTGTTTGGAGATATTGTTCTTTTGGGTTTTCTCATCTGTTTGAGCTTTGGGAGTACTGCTGTGAATTCAGATGagg gaGCAACGTTGCTGGAGATTAAGAAGTCGTTCAAAGATGTGAACAATGTTCTTTATGACTGGACAGCTTCACCTTCTTCGGATTATTGTGTCTGGAGAGGTGTCTCTTGTGAAAATGTCACCTTCAATGTTGTTGCTCT TAATTTGTCAGATTTGAATCTTGATGGAGAAATCTCACCTGCTATTGGAGATCTTAAGAGCCTCTTATCCAT TGATCTTAAAGGTAATCGCTTGTCTGGGCAAATCCCTGATGAGATTGGAGACTGTTCTTCTTTGCAAAACTT gGATTTGTCTTTCAATGAATTAAGTGGAGACATACCGTTTTCGATTTCGAAGTTGAAGCAACTTGAACAACT GATTCTGAAGAATAACCAATTGATAGGACCGATCCCTTCAACGCTTTCTCAGATTCCAAACCTGAAGATTCT GGACCTGGCACAGAACAAACTTAGTGGTGAGATACCAAGACTTATATACTGGAATGAAGTTCTTCAGTATCT TGGGTTGCGAGGAAACAACTTGGTTGGTAACATTTCTCCAGATTTGTGTCAGCTGACTGGTCTTTGGTATTT TGACGTGAGAAACAACAGTTTGACAGGTAGTATACCTGGGACAATAGGAAATTGCACTGCCTTCCAGGTTTT GGACTTGTCCTACAATCAGCTTACTGGTGAGATCCCTTTTGACATCGGCTTTCTGCAAGTTGCAACATT ATCATTGCAAGGCAATCAGCTTTCTGGGAAGATTCCATCAGTGATTGGTCTCATGCAAGCCCTTGCAGTGTT agATTTAAGTAGCAACTTGTTGAGTGGACCTATTCCTCCGATTCTGGGAAATCTGACTTTCACTGAGAAATT GTATTTGCACAGTAACAAGCTGACTGGTTCGATTCCACCTGAGCTTGGAAACATGTCAAAACTCCATTACCT GGAGCTCAACGATAATCATCTTACAGGTCACATACCACCGGAGCTAGGGAAGCTTACTGACTTGTTTGATCT GAATGTGGCCAACAATAATCTAGAAGGACCTATACCTGATCATCTGAGCTCCTGTACTAACCTAAACAGCTT AAATGTTCATGGGAACAAGTTTAGCGGCACCATACCACGAGCGTTTCAAAAGCTAGAAAGCATGACTTACCT GAATCTTTCCAACAACAATATCAAAGGTCCAATCCCAGTTGAGCTATCTCGTATCGGTAATTTAGATACATT GGATCTTTCCAACAACAAGATAAATGGCATCATTCCTTCTTCCCTTGGTGATCTGGAGCATCTTCTCAAGAT GAACTTGAGCAGAAATCATATAACCGGTGTAGTTCCAGGCGACTTTGGAAATCTAAGAAGCATCATGGAAAT AGATCTTTCTTATAATGATATCTCGGGCCCAATTCCAGAAGAGCTTAACCAATTGCAGAACATAATTTTGCT GAGACTGGAAAATAATAACTTGACTGGTAATGTTGGTTCATTAGCCAACTGCGTCAGTTTGAATGTATT GAGACTGGAAAATAATAACTTGACTGGTAATGTTGGTTCATTAGCCAACTGCGTCAGTTTGAATGTATT GAGACTGGAAAATAATAACTTGACTGGTAATGTTGGTTCATTAGCCAACTGCGTCAGTTTGAATGTATT GAATGTATCTCACAACAACCTGGAAGGCGATATCCCTAAGACCAATAACTTCTCAAGATTTTCACCAGACAG CTTCATTGGCAATCCTGGTCTTTGTGGTAGTTGGCTAAACTCACCCTGTCGTGATTCTCATCCAACTGTACGAG TGTCAATCTCTAGAGCAGCTATTCTTGGAATAGCTATTGGGGGACTTGTGATCCTTCTTATGGTCTTAATAGCAGCATGCCGGCCGCATAATCCTCCTCCTTTTCTTGATGGATCACTTGACAAACCAG TAACCTATTCAACCCCGAAGCTCGTCATCCTTCATATGAACATGGCACTCCACGTTTATGAGGATATCATGAGAATGACAGAGAATCTGAGTGAGAAATATATCATTGGGCATGGAGCATCAAGCACTGTATACAAATGTGTTTTGAAGAACTGCAAACCGGTTGCGATTAAGCGGCTCTACTCTCACAACCCACAGTCAATGAAACAGTTTGAGACCGAACTCGAGATGCTAAGTAACATCAAGCACAGAAATCTTGTGAGCCTACAAGCCTATTCCCTCTCACACTTGGGGAGTCTTCTGTTCTATGACTACATGGAAAATGGCAGCCTCTGGGATCTTCTTCATG GCCCTACGAAGAAGAAAACTCTTGATTGGGACACACGGCTTAAGATAGCATATGGTGCAGCACAAGGACTAGCGTATCTACATCATGACTGTAGTCCAAGGATCATACACAGAGACGTGAAATCGTCCAATATTCTCTTGGACAAAGATTTAGAGGCTCGTTTGACAGATTTTGGAATTGCTAAAAGCCTGTGTGTGTCAAAGACACATACTTCAACTTACGTTATGGGCACGATTGGTTACATAGATCCCGAGTATGCTCGCACTTCACGTCTCACTGAGAAATCCGATGTCTACAGTTATGGGATAGTGCTGCTTGAGTTGTTAACCCGAAGGAAAGCCGTCGATGATGAATCTAATCTCCACCATCTG ATAATGTCAAAGACGGGGAACAATGAAGTAATGGAAATGGCAGATCCAGACATCACATCGACGTGTAAGGATCTCGGTGTGGTGAAGAAAGTTTTCCAATTGGCACTCCTATGCACCAAAAGACAGCCAAGTGATCGACCTACGATGCACCAGGTGACTCGTGTACTCGGCAGCTTCATGATGTCGGAGCAGCCACCTGCTGTGACAGACACGTCAGCAGCGCTGGCTGGTTCGTGCTACGTCGATGAGTATGCGAATCTCAAGACTCCTCACTCTGTCAATTGCTCTTCCATGAGTGCTTCTGATGCTCAGCTCTTTCTTCGGTTTGGACAAGTTATTTCTCAGAACAGTGAGTAG
- the LOC104714096 gene encoding agamous-like MADS-box protein AGL65: protein MGRKKLDLKQIECPKERGSKYSKRKKGILKKAEELALLCDINIMMILISPTEKPTLFHTRTRSLSQILKEFLSTSIQEREERRAYTTKVLEKLVETNDAEDPIVIDYLSPDRGEVIQDDIKVTELRENRKLLDEKTSILEGWKNVAEVNDLGQLNIMENYLASSISHIKNILKVIQEEQQIMI from the exons ATGGGGAGGAAGAAATTAGACCTAAAGCAAATAGAGTGCCCAAAAGAGAGAGGCAGCAAATACTCAAAACGTAAAAAAGGAATTTTAAAGAAGGCAGAGGAATTAGCGTTGTTGTGCGATATTAATATTATGATGATCCTCATTTCTCCCACTGAAAAACCTACCCTTTTCCATACTCGTACTAg AtctttgagtcaaattttgaagGAGTTTCTCAGTACTTCAATACAAGAACGGGAAGAGAG ACGAGCCTACACAACAAAG GTGTTGGAAAAATTGGTGGAAACAAACGATGCAGAAGATCCCATAGTAATTGATTATCTTTCGCCGGACAG AGGTGAAGTGATCCAg gaTGATATAAAGGTCACTGAACTAAGAGAAAACAGGAAATTGCTTGATGAGAAGACGTCAATTTTAGa GGGCTGGAAGAATGTAGCTGAAGTTAACGATTTAGGCCAACTCAATATCATGGAAAACTATTTAGCTTCTTCTATCAGCCATATCAAAAATATCCTAAAG GTAATCCAAGAAGAGCAGCAAATAATGATATGA
- the LOC104714097 gene encoding LRR receptor-like serine/threonine-protein kinase ERECTA isoform X3: protein MVVRKMALFGDIVLLGFLICLSFGSTAVNSDEGATLLEIKKSFKDVNNVLYDWTASPSSDYCVWRGVSCENVTFNVVALNLSDLNLDGEISPAIGDLKSLLSIDLKGNRLSGQIPDEIGDCSSLQNLDLSFNELSGDIPFSISKLKQLEQLILKNNQLIGPIPSTLSQIPNLKILDLAQNKLSGEIPRLIYWNEVLQYLGLRGNNLVGNISPDLCQLTGLWYFDVRNNSLTGSIPGTIGNCTAFQVLDLSYNQLTGEIPFDIGFLQVATLSLQGNQLSGKIPSVIGLMQALAVLDLSSNLLSGPIPPILGNLTFTEKLYLHSNKLTGSIPPELGNMSKLHYLELNDNHLTGHIPPELGKLTDLFDLNVANNNLEGPIPDHLSSCTNLNSLNVHGNKFSGTIPRAFQKLESMTYLNLSNNNIKGPIPVELSRIGNLDTLDLSNNKINGIIPSSLGDLEHLLKMNLSRNHITGVVPGDFGNLRSIMEIDLSYNDISGPIPEELNQLQNIILLRLENNNLTGNVGSLANCVSLNVLNVSHNNLEGDIPKNSNFSRFSPDSFIGNPGLCGSWLNSPCRDSHPTVRVSISRAAILGIAIGGLVILLMVLIAACRPHNPPPFLDGSLDKPVTYSTPKLVILHMNMALHVYEDIMRMTENLSEKYIIGHGASSTVYKCVLKNCKPVAIKRLYSHNPQSMKQFETELEMLSNIKHRNLVSLQAYSLSHLGSLLFYDYMENGSLWDLLHGPTKKKTLDWDTRLKIAYGAAQGLAYLHHDCSPRIIHRDVKSSNILLDKDLEARLTDFGIAKSLCVSKTHTSTYVMGTIGYIDPEYARTSRLTEKSDVYSYGIVLLELLTRRKAVDDESNLHHLIMSKTGNNEVMEMADPDITSTCKDLGVVKKVFQLALLCTKRQPSDRPTMHQVTRVLGSFMMSEQPPAVTDTSAALAGSCYVDEYANLKTPHSVNCSSMSASDAQLFLRFGQVISQNSE, encoded by the exons ATGGTGGTGAGAAAAATGGCTCTGTTTGGAGATATTGTTCTTTTGGGTTTTCTCATCTGTTTGAGCTTTGGGAGTACTGCTGTGAATTCAGATGagg gaGCAACGTTGCTGGAGATTAAGAAGTCGTTCAAAGATGTGAACAATGTTCTTTATGACTGGACAGCTTCACCTTCTTCGGATTATTGTGTCTGGAGAGGTGTCTCTTGTGAAAATGTCACCTTCAATGTTGTTGCTCT TAATTTGTCAGATTTGAATCTTGATGGAGAAATCTCACCTGCTATTGGAGATCTTAAGAGCCTCTTATCCAT TGATCTTAAAGGTAATCGCTTGTCTGGGCAAATCCCTGATGAGATTGGAGACTGTTCTTCTTTGCAAAACTT gGATTTGTCTTTCAATGAATTAAGTGGAGACATACCGTTTTCGATTTCGAAGTTGAAGCAACTTGAACAACT GATTCTGAAGAATAACCAATTGATAGGACCGATCCCTTCAACGCTTTCTCAGATTCCAAACCTGAAGATTCT GGACCTGGCACAGAACAAACTTAGTGGTGAGATACCAAGACTTATATACTGGAATGAAGTTCTTCAGTATCT TGGGTTGCGAGGAAACAACTTGGTTGGTAACATTTCTCCAGATTTGTGTCAGCTGACTGGTCTTTGGTATTT TGACGTGAGAAACAACAGTTTGACAGGTAGTATACCTGGGACAATAGGAAATTGCACTGCCTTCCAGGTTTT GGACTTGTCCTACAATCAGCTTACTGGTGAGATCCCTTTTGACATCGGCTTTCTGCAAGTTGCAACATT ATCATTGCAAGGCAATCAGCTTTCTGGGAAGATTCCATCAGTGATTGGTCTCATGCAAGCCCTTGCAGTGTT agATTTAAGTAGCAACTTGTTGAGTGGACCTATTCCTCCGATTCTGGGAAATCTGACTTTCACTGAGAAATT GTATTTGCACAGTAACAAGCTGACTGGTTCGATTCCACCTGAGCTTGGAAACATGTCAAAACTCCATTACCT GGAGCTCAACGATAATCATCTTACAGGTCACATACCACCGGAGCTAGGGAAGCTTACTGACTTGTTTGATCT GAATGTGGCCAACAATAATCTAGAAGGACCTATACCTGATCATCTGAGCTCCTGTACTAACCTAAACAGCTT AAATGTTCATGGGAACAAGTTTAGCGGCACCATACCACGAGCGTTTCAAAAGCTAGAAAGCATGACTTACCT GAATCTTTCCAACAACAATATCAAAGGTCCAATCCCAGTTGAGCTATCTCGTATCGGTAATTTAGATACATT GGATCTTTCCAACAACAAGATAAATGGCATCATTCCTTCTTCCCTTGGTGATCTGGAGCATCTTCTCAAGAT GAACTTGAGCAGAAATCATATAACCGGTGTAGTTCCAGGCGACTTTGGAAATCTAAGAAGCATCATGGAAAT AGATCTTTCTTATAATGATATCTCGGGCCCAATTCCAGAAGAGCTTAACCAATTGCAGAACATAATTTTGCT GAGACTGGAAAATAATAACTTGACTGGTAATGTTGGTTCATTAGCCAACTGCGTCAGTTTGAATGTATT GAATGTATCTCACAACAACCTGGAAGGCGATATCCCTAAGAACAGTAACTTCTCAAGATTTTCACCAGACAG CTTCATTGGCAATCCTGGTCTTTGTGGTAGTTGGCTAAACTCACCCTGTCGTGATTCTCATCCAACTGTACGAG TGTCAATCTCTAGAGCAGCTATTCTTGGAATAGCTATTGGGGGACTTGTGATCCTTCTTATGGTCTTAATAGCAGCATGCCGGCCGCATAATCCTCCTCCTTTTCTTGATGGATCACTTGACAAACCAG TAACCTATTCAACCCCGAAGCTCGTCATCCTTCATATGAACATGGCACTCCACGTTTATGAGGATATCATGAGAATGACAGAGAATCTGAGTGAGAAATATATCATTGGGCATGGAGCATCAAGCACTGTATACAAATGTGTTTTGAAGAACTGCAAACCGGTTGCGATTAAGCGGCTCTACTCTCACAACCCACAGTCAATGAAACAGTTTGAGACCGAACTCGAGATGCTAAGTAACATCAAGCACAGAAATCTTGTGAGCCTACAAGCCTATTCCCTCTCACACTTGGGGAGTCTTCTGTTCTATGACTACATGGAAAATGGCAGCCTCTGGGATCTTCTTCATG GCCCTACGAAGAAGAAAACTCTTGATTGGGACACACGGCTTAAGATAGCATATGGTGCAGCACAAGGACTAGCGTATCTACATCATGACTGTAGTCCAAGGATCATACACAGAGACGTGAAATCGTCCAATATTCTCTTGGACAAAGATTTAGAGGCTCGTTTGACAGATTTTGGAATTGCTAAAAGCCTGTGTGTGTCAAAGACACATACTTCAACTTACGTTATGGGCACGATTGGTTACATAGATCCCGAGTATGCTCGCACTTCACGTCTCACTGAGAAATCCGATGTCTACAGTTATGGGATAGTGCTGCTTGAGTTGTTAACCCGAAGGAAAGCCGTCGATGATGAATCTAATCTCCACCATCTG ATAATGTCAAAGACGGGGAACAATGAAGTAATGGAAATGGCAGATCCAGACATCACATCGACGTGTAAGGATCTCGGTGTGGTGAAGAAAGTTTTCCAATTGGCACTCCTATGCACCAAAAGACAGCCAAGTGATCGACCTACGATGCACCAGGTGACTCGTGTACTCGGCAGCTTCATGATGTCGGAGCAGCCACCTGCTGTGACAGACACGTCAGCAGCGCTGGCTGGTTCGTGCTACGTCGATGAGTATGCGAATCTCAAGACTCCTCACTCTGTCAATTGCTCTTCCATGAGTGCTTCTGATGCTCAGCTCTTTCTTCGGTTTGGACAAGTTATTTCTCAGAACAGTGAGTAG